Genomic segment of Triticum aestivum cultivar Chinese Spring chromosome 6A, IWGSC CS RefSeq v2.1, whole genome shotgun sequence:
aaaaatcagtAACAATCATGAAAGAAATGAAGAAAACCGATAAAAAACAAATGAAAAGCAAAAAACTGAAGAAAACCACGAAGAAACAAAGTAATTGAACAAGATATAATAGAAAAAAACTACAAAATGAGAAAAGCTGAACTAAACCAACAAAGAGTAGCGATCAAGCGAAGTAGAAAGCCAGCGAATGAAAGAGAAAAGATCGAACCGGGCCGGTCCAATAAACGACAGGAGTGTAAAATGGTCTACGCGAGACATTCTTCCATCTCACTATAACCATGAGATATAGTTCACTCAGGTGGATCGTGCATACATGTCCCAATTTATGATGGCACGACCCATATTAGGTCTCAACGACCGAGCCCATAAAACCTCGCGTCACCAGCCTCATCATCAACACCTACCCCACTCAAATTTGTGGCGTCTATTTCTCGCATTAAGCGAGACGAGAGGCAGCTCTCGTTGAGGATTTTTCCTCTCCCCGCTTCATATTGGGCCGGCCCCGCGCACGCATATAGTAAGAAACAGAGATTAGGAAAAGGGAGAACCAAGGTTTGATCCACGGATGCTGCTACCACTTCGCCCAAGTCAAGTTAGTGATAAGTAGTAGGTGCGCGTCATACTTGAGGCTATTTCAAACCGGTTTTCTTtgagttttttccttttcttttttcttcttcatttttccttcttttttgcaatttctttcttgttttttttatttcatttttattttttatttattttttggttttctttgttttttggttattattctacattttttgtatacgtCAACAATACTTTTCTGATACACAATTTAATTTTTCTtcaatacttgtttaacatttttcaactacttgtttaatatttttatataaatggtcaacattttttcaaatacttgttcaacattttttagatACTTGTTTGACATTTTTCagatatttgttcaacatttttatatacatgatcaaaaaatGAAGTACTTGTTCAaccttttttcaaatacttgttcaagatttttcaaatactcgttcgacattttttaaatacttcttcaatattttttaaatgcacgattaacatttttctaaatattaTATAAACTatgtttttgtaatatatatatttagactttaaacaaaagaaaaaatgaaatgaaaaaacgAAATAAAAACGTGAAAAAAGCAGAAAAAAAACGCGGCAGTGTAGTGCCCGCGaacctgggccggcccatatgcTCGCGCGCTTCAGCGAGTCCGAAGCCTCCACTCGCTGAACGCGAGACATAGCGAGGGCGATGCCCGCTCAAGTCGACGCCCAAGATTACAACCTACAGCTCTCCCTTCctcagaaaaataaaaaactacAGCTCTCCGGCCCGGACAAGAAAAAAAAAGTGCTGGAGCATCATTACTCTGATTGCCTTCGCCGGTCTTCCTCCCCGCTTCCCCCATCTCCACTCCTCTCCGCGATCCAAACCCTAAGCCGCGGTGACCCGATCGCGCCATGGAAGCGGCGGCTCCGTCGCCGCTGCTCCATAGCCCCCCGCACATCACCCCAGAGCTCCGGCGCTTCCTAGACGTCCGCTTTCGCTCCCCGGCCGACCTCGCCGCGGCCGCCGACGTCGAGGCCGAGATCCGCGGGCGCTGCGCGGAGCTCGAGTCCTCGGTCGCCGAACTGTCCGCCCGCCTCGCCGATGTGGTCGCCGCGTACTCCTCTTCCCTCGGGGCCGCTGGCTCCGCCCTCCGCAGCGTGCGTGGTGGCCTTGCCGCCCTCAAGGCCTCCACCGACAAGACGGGTACCTTAAGCAAATGCTCATGGAATTACTGAATTTCGAGCTTCTCTAGTTGACGTATGCTGCTGCTAAGCTGTAATTCTATTTCTTGGGGTTTTTCTAGGGGTTAGAGAAGACGTGGAGGCTGGGAGCGAGAGGATGCTGTTTGAACAACTCCCTCCCCTGGCCACCGACGTGGCGAGAGTGGACATGGTTAGAGATTACGCTGGTGAGCATCTCTGAAGATCACACTTTAGATCTTTGTGCCAGGCTCTGGCTTAAATTTCGAATGATAAACACTATATTGATAATTTGCTATGATGTCTATTTCCTCTTATGATGGTTATGTTTGTTTAGGCATAATGTTTATGATTCATAAGTTCAGACCAGTGGCTCATTGCTAAATATGTCGTACAAGTGCTTGGTGTGATGGGACTTAGTGTCTGTGCAGGAGCAGAGCGGTTTTATGTGGCAAATCGGCTGTTTGGTTAGGTTAATAGTTAAGTTTGGTTGATACAGATCTAGCTCAGTACACCCAGGATGGATGATGATAACTGTTCTGGCCCTCAATTATGACATGGATCTGGCAGCTCCTGTAAGTGAGCCTCATTTTGATAATGTGGATCTATGAGTTGCCTTTTGTCCCTGTAGTTGACTAGGAATTTGTGGGGGCATTTCATTATTGTGTCCATGTTAGTTGCTGATTTCTTTATTCACGAGCCACAGTTAGCTATTAGTCCTGTCTGTAACTGCATTATCAGTGATCTTCCACTGATAGGAGTGTCAAAACCAGAACATTAATTATGTTTTCCTATCCTTATTGCAGCCAATATTCTTTTCATGCTTAATTCTTAGGCAGTGGAGTGTTTTGGTTGGTGCAGGAGTCTTGTTGGTGGTTGGACTAGAAGTTTAGATTTTAAAACGACCACACTTGAGAAATAAATAAAATAACACTATGACAATTGCACTGAGTTCTTCGACAATGAAGAAGCCAAAAGAAAAGTGGGTTTGATTTGAAATGCCAAATTAATTAGTGAAAGCACTCTTATGGCAGGGAGGTACTAAGCTACTAGCAGAATCTTTTAATTCTCTTATTAAGATGATAATTTCCTAGAACTGGGAAAAAATCTTTTTGTTTTCCCATGGCCGGTATTTTGCAATAGTATGATCTAAAGGATTTTTATAATTCCCATTTGGTTGCCAGATGGTGCTAGTTACTGCTACTAATCTCCTTAACCGAGGCAGTCAGCCAGTCTGTTTTACAGGATTGATACCACAACTAAACTACTGCTAGGGAAAGTGGATTACTAGTGGGCTCTTCAATTTGTTTGTTATCTGGagttcaatttttttgttttgttagtCTACCATTGTCACATTTTGGCCTAGTCTGTTTGTGTGCGTTTAGTTTTGCATATCAGTTATTCACTTTGTTGCTTAGCACTGCCAAAGtaatactccttccgtcccaaaataagtgtctcaaccttagtacaaaCTTTGCActaaatttagtacaaagttgagacacttattttgggacggagggagtattatgtttAGCATGTGCATTTTTTTGGCAAAGAATGTACCACACCTTAGGGGATGGGTATAAAAACTGATATTCAAATTGTTGGGATCCTCAAGAAATAAATGTCATCAATAATAAAAAGTTAACAATCTGTGGTTATCAAGTAATTGGGTTATTATGGTGTTGTAAGACTTGGACATTGGGCCATGCGGTGAACACTGAAGAGTAGGCTgcttctttggatgaagcaagcCTAACGAACTACTTGCTAGCTCAACTCCACTCGATTCATTACAGCGCGAGTTTGAGCTGAGTCCTTCCTGGGATGAGCTAGCTCACGATCCCAAACACACCGGTAAGTTGTAGTTATGGCCGGCTTTATTGGGGCTATTCTTaggccgaaagatgtcatgttcTTTTTAACTATAAATGGTCAATTTATCTTTTCTTTCCAGTGGCATTGTTGACTTGAGATTTCTTCAGTTATTTCAatgtattttatttttttccttttgtggGGCCTTAAATCCAAGCACaccattcagaatttttggattcttctttctttctttgtcATTCTTTCTTTCCTACTCTGATCAAGACTTCTTTGCTTTACTTTGCTTTATTTATGCTAGAGGCCTGGAACAAGAGTTACATACATGCCATGCAATCTATGTAATAAAAAGATGCTTGAATCTAAGGTACCGTACCAATCAAAGAGCACTGTGTTCACAAAAGTGGTTCATCATGGAGCATTAGGATGATGAATTGATTGGGAGCTAATTGACTTGACGCCGATGGAATGGAAGCTAATTGACTTAACTCTGATGGAAAACCCCTAGCTTTTGTAGATTAGATGGCTTTAGGTGTTTAGCACAGTTTCATTGTTTTGCTCTTCTCTGGGGTtactagtttattttatttatgctgcccttgcttgtttatgtttgactGCAATTGATGATTTCTTAACGGTAGGTTGTCATATACAGAAACGGCTCTAAAGCTTGACGGTTTGATCGGTGATGTAGAAGACGCTGTTTCCTCTTCTGTGACTGCAAAACTTAAATCTCGTGGAGAAAATTCAGAGGTATGATTCATGCCATACTGTGGTTGCGAGGACAGTTAAACTTGTCAACTGCTAATTCTGCCATCATCATCTTTATTCCAGAAAACCCACCATGTTGCTATTGGATATCTTAAAAAGATAGAAGATCTTTTAGCTTCAGTTACAAGGACCAGACCACAATGGACTCGCCTTATATCTGCAGTGGATCACAGAGTGGACAGATCTCTAGCTTTACTAAGACCACAAGCTATTGTTGATCATCGTGCTCTTCTGTCATCCCTTGGCTGGCCTCCTTCCCTTGCGGGAACAAAAATTTCAGATAGTAATTCTGGGAAACCGGCAGAGACTGTGAACCCATTATTTTCAATGAAGGGTGACTTGACAAGGAAGTATTCTGAAAGCTTTCTTTCGCTCTGTAATCTACAAGAATTACAGAAACGCAGAAAAGCTAGGCAACTACAAGGCCACGACATGGGAAATCAACCACGTCAACCATTATGGGTGATAGAGGAGTTAGTAAATCCATTATCTGCTGCTGCACAACACCATTTCTCCAAATGGGTTGAGAATCCTGAATTTGTATTTGCTCTTGCTTATAAGATAACAAGAGATTTTATTGATTCCATGGATGAGATACTGCAGCCCCTTGTAGATAAGGCCAATCTTGTAGGGTATAGCTGCAGAGAGGAGTGGATTTCAGGTATAGTTATTGCACTGTCTACATACTTGGCGAAAGAGATATTTCCAAAGCAGATTGAACTTCTTCAAGAAAGTAGCTCAAGTGATGCAAGCAGCACGGCGGCTCAGGCAAGAGTCTCATGGCTTAACCTTGTTGATCTGATGATATCTTTTGACAAGCGAACTCAAGATTTGATCTCCGGTACAGGACTGCTATTTTCAGTAAAGGATGATGAGAATTGGCAGAGGATCTCGGTGCTCTCTGTCTTCTGTGATCGTCCAGACTGGCTTGAAATATGGGCAGAGATTGAGAGACG
This window contains:
- the LOC123128371 gene encoding RINT1-like protein MAG2 isoform X2, translating into MEAAAPSPLLHSPPHITPELRRFLDVRFRSPADLAAAADVEAEIRGRCAELESSVAELSARLADVVAAYSSSLGAAGSALRSVRGGLAALKASTDKTGVREDVEAGSERMLFEQLPPLATDVARVDMVRDYAETALKLDGLIGDVEDAVSSSVTAKLKSRGENSEKTHHVAIGYLKKIEDLLASVTRTRPQWTRLISAVDHRVDRSLALLRPQAIVDHRALLSSLGWPPSLAGTKISDSNSGKPAETVNPLFSMKGDLTRKYSESFLSLCNLQELQKRRKARQLQGHDMGNQPRQPLWVIEELVNPLSAAAQHHFSKWVENPEFVFALAYKITRDFIDSMDEILQPLVDKANLVGYSCREEWISGIVIALSTYLAKEIFPKQIELLQESSSSDASSTAAQDCYFQ
- the LOC123128371 gene encoding RINT1-like protein MAG2 isoform X1, with the protein product MEAAAPSPLLHSPPHITPELRRFLDVRFRSPADLAAAADVEAEIRGRCAELESSVAELSARLADVVAAYSSSLGAAGSALRSVRGGLAALKASTDKTGVREDVEAGSERMLFEQLPPLATDVARVDMVRDYAETALKLDGLIGDVEDAVSSSVTAKLKSRGENSEKTHHVAIGYLKKIEDLLASVTRTRPQWTRLISAVDHRVDRSLALLRPQAIVDHRALLSSLGWPPSLAGTKISDSNSGKPAETVNPLFSMKGDLTRKYSESFLSLCNLQELQKRRKARQLQGHDMGNQPRQPLWVIEELVNPLSAAAQHHFSKWVENPEFVFALAYKITRDFIDSMDEILQPLVDKANLVGYSCREEWISGIVIALSTYLAKEIFPKQIELLQESSSSDASSTAAQARVSWLNLVDLMISFDKRTQDLISGTGLLFSVKDDENWQRISVLSVFCDRPDWLEIWAEIERREVFASLKSAMENENNWSKRIEGAILEYGSDDCKSPAITGAVKHGLSLIIDRARPIPSITLRAEFIRISASPIISEFLGCMFRRCQEAEGLTALADDNALIKVSQSINAARYVESTLAQWCEDVFFLEMENLSVVGEGGFVFQQDINQLKEFRSEWVDKISTVILRAFDARSRDYLKNKRQWQEHSEEPAISRAIIESSGYIQGRLSRLEEGLNVLDFVTVWRAVATGVDQLLFTGIFAGSPKFSNGGVERLHADLSVLFAVFQAWCLRPEGFFPRLSEGLKLLKIDERQLRDSRLVTDKNWLRGHGVRHLTVGEAEKIIKNRVYDA